CCAGTGCCACGGCCGCTTTGCGGCCCTGCGCTGCACACTGTTCCAGCTTTTGGGCAAACACCGTTTCCAGATAGCGGCGGTTGTACACGCCGGTAAGGAAATCGTGGCTCATATCCTCGCGGCACAGTTCCCGCTCCCGGGGTGTCATGCGCTCTTCCGGCAGCACATTGCCTGCCAGCGGTGCACTCATTTCCAGCTCCCAGCATTTGCCGTCCGCTTCCACTCTGCGGTGCAGCACACAGTCCACACGGCCATTGCGCAGCTCGTAGTCCACCCGCAGGCCATCGTCCTGCCAGCCGTCACAAAGCGGTGCTTCGGTCAGGGTCACTGCCTCAAATACGGCCTGCGCTGAGCGCGCAAGTTCCCGCAGATCCTGCTCGGTACATTCTTTCTTCATGTAATTTTCCCCATCATCTGCGCACGCGGCGCTCCCGTATCCCGCGTGCAGTCACCTGTTCCCCATACGTTCAGGAACCATCTGCCGCATTATGCATCCCGCGCCCGCCCTGTTTCCGGAAATGCCGGGAACGCATCAGGCAAAGAAAAATGGCATAATGCCGCTTTAGCAACATTATACCATTCAGCTTCCGATTTTACCAGCAAAACGCACAATTTTCTGCCGGAGTTTTTACATTTTCGTCAAATTGCCAAGCTCCCGCCGCTCTGTGCCTTCTGTTTATACGCGGCAGTACACACTGCACTCGTCGTGGATGGTCTTGGCCAGTGCCTTGGCGGCAAAGCCGTCAGCGGCGCGCCATGCCCAGTTTCCACCCAGCTTGCCGGGGGTATTCAGGTGTGCTTCCGCGCCCAGACCCAGCCAGTCGTACATGGGGATGATGGCCCGGTCAGCCACCGACCCCAGCGCTGCGCGCAGCAGAGCGATGCGGACATCATCGGTCCGGATGGCCGCCAGCTCCTTTGCGGTGGGCTTTACGCCGGTCAGGTGCAGGTAAGCGGCAGCGGCAGCCTTTTCCTTTTCGGAAGCGCCGTTCTCCCACCAGTCGGTCAGGGTGGTGTTATCGTGGGTGCCGGGATACACTACGCTGTTCTTGATGTAGTTGTGGGGCAGATACTCGTTGTCCCCGCCGCTGAAGGCGAACTGCAGCACCTTCATGCCCGGGAAGGTGCTGTCGGCCAGCAGCTTTCGCACGCTGGGGAACAGTTCACCCAGATCCTCGGCAATGATGGGCAGCTTGCCAAGGGCAGCTTCCAGCGCATCGAACAGCTCCATGCCGGGGCCGTTCTCCCACTTGCCGGTGCGGGCGGTGGTGCTGTCCGCCGGGATGGCCCAATAGGTATCGAAGCCGCGGAAGTGGTCGATGCGCAGCAGGTCGTAGATGCCCAGTGCGTGGCGCACCCGGCGCACCCACCACGCGTAGCCGGTCTTTTTGTGGTAGGCCCAGTTGTACAGCGGGTTGCCCCACAGCTGACCGTCAGCAGAGAAGTAATCCGGCGGGCAGCCCGCCACACGGGCAAAGCCGCCGTCGGCATCCAGCTCAAACAGCGCGCCGCCCACCCATGCATCCACCGAGTCGGCAGAGACGTAGATGGGGATGTCGCCCAAAATCTGCACGTCCTTTTTGTTGGCATAGGCCTTCACCGCCTGCCACTGGGCCGCAAACTTGTACTGCACGAACTTCCAGAACCCGATCTCTTCCTCGTTTTCGGCGGCAAAGGCAGCAAGGGCCTTCTTGTCGCGCAGGCGGTAGGGCTTGTCCCACTCCACCCAGTTCTTCATGCCGTTGGCCACTTTCAGGGCCATGTACAGGGCGTAGTCGTCCAGCCATTCCTCATTGGCGAGAGTAAAGGCATAATAATCATCCGGGAAGTAATAGCTGCAGCCGTGCAGCCCTGCGCACTGCTTGCGCCATGCGGCGTAGGCGGTGCGCAGGACTTTAAAGCGGCTCACATACAAAGTGCCGTAGTCCACCTCTTTGGGGTCTGTGCCCCATTTTTCGGCCTTGAGCTGGGCGGCGGTGAGCAGGCCTTCTTCCTTCAAAGCGTCGAGGTCGATAAAATAGGGGTTGCCCGCAAAGGCCGAGCAGCTCTGATAGGGGCTGTCACCGTAGCCGGTGGGACTGAGCGGCAGGATCTGCCAGATCTTCTGGCCCGCTTGTGCCAGAAAATCCACAAACTTGAATGCTTCCTTGCCAAAACAGCCAATACCGTAAGGGCCGGGCAGGCTGGACACCGGCATCAGGATTCCACTTTCACGCATGCTATTACCTTCCTCATTTTTAACATTTTATGGGAATATCGTTGTTTCTTATCATAACATATCCGCAGACTATTTTCCACAGGCAAAAAACGTGGTATACTTATTTTTAAACTGGGTGTGTATCCCTTTTCGATTTTAAATAGCCTCCGCTTTCGCTCTGGCTATGTTCAGCGGAATCCAGATTTTTTATTTCGCGTTTGTCGCGGCCTGCGGAACTTGTCGGGGCAAGGCCCCGCCATCTGCTGACGCAGACCGCTCGCCGCTTAAAAGCCCCACCGGGGCTTTCATTGCTGCGCAAACGCGGGCCGCTCCAAACGCATTTTCACCAGAAGGGCCGAAACCGGCAGATGCAGTAAAATCTCTTTTGTTGTTGGCCTTTACGGCCCCTTGCGTGAAAAAGCAGAATTGGAACGACCGCAGTCGTTCCAATTCTGCAAAAATAAAAATAAATTTTCCGCTGAATATGGCCAGAGCCTGCGGCGGCCATTTTAAATCGTCAAACTGCACCCTGAACAGGAGGTACCCGCGCCATGCAGCGCACAGAAAAATACTTTGAACAGGACGCTTTCCGCACCCAGTGCGAGAGCATCATCCTTGCCGCAGAGCCGGACGAAAAGACCGGCGGCGGGCGCATTGCGCTGGACGGCACGGTGTTCTACCCGGAGGGCGGCGGTCAGCCTGCCGACCGGGGCACCCTGACCCTGCCGGACGGCACCACGCTGAATGTGACCGATGTGCACGAGCATGACGGCATCCTCTGGCACAGCGTGGACGCCCTGCCGGAAAGTGCCGTTCCCGGCACTGCCGTTTCCGGCTGCATCGACTGGGAATGGCGGTTTGACAAAATGCAGCAGCACACCGGTGAGCACATCCTTTCCGGCATCCTGCACCAGATGTTCGGGGCCGAGAACGTGGGCTTCCACATCGGTTCCGAGGCTGTGCGCATGGACACCAGCGTGCCCATTTCTGCCGAGGGCCTGCAGGCAGCCGAGCTTGCCGCCAACCGCATCGTGTGGCAGGATGTGCCGGTGCTGGTCAGCTACCCCACCCGGGAGGAGCTTGCCGCCCTTGTCTACCGCTCCAAAAAGGAGATCGAAGGGCAGGTGCGCATCGTGACCATTCCCGGTGCGGATGTCTGCGCCTGCTGCGGCACTCACACCCGCACCACCGGACAGGTGGGACAGATCAAAATTCTGGCCAGCGAGAACTACAAGGGCGGCGTGCGGCTGAGCGTGGTGTGCGGCCAGCGGGCATTGCTTGCTGCACAGGCTATGCGCCAGCGGCAGGCAGAGATCGGGGCGCTGCTCTCGGCCAAGGCCGACCAGACCGCTGTGGCGGTGCATCGCGTCTACGATGAGTATACTGCGCTCAAGTTTACACACTTTGGTGTATGTTCTCAGCTGTTCGATGCACTTGCCCAGCTGGCAAACCCCGGTGAGGATGCCATCCGCACAGTGCCCGGCCTTGACCCGGACGGCCTGCACCGGCTGGCGGTGCGCCTGACCGAAGCCACCACCGGTCTCTGCGCCGCCCTGACCCCCACCGAAAAGGGCACCGGCTACTGCATTGCGCAGGCAGACGGCGATGTGCGCGCCCTGACCAAAGCCCTGAACGCCGCCCTGAACGGACGCGGCGGCGGCAAGCCCGGCATCTGTCAGGGCAGCTGCGCCGCTGCACCGGAACAGGTGGAGGAATTTTGCGGGAGCAAAACCGGTAAGCATCCTCGCCCTCTCCGTCTTTGCTTCGCAAAGCCACCTCTCCCAAAGGGAGAGGCTTTGGCAGTACGGAAAACCTTCCGGCTTTGCCAAGGGCTCCCCCTTTGGGGGAGCTGGCGCGTCAGCGCCTGAGAGGGCGAGCCACGTTAATTTTAAGGAGAACAACAAACTATGAGAATGCGTTTCAAACCCTATGCCCACGACGAGCTGATGGCAGCCGATTTCCATGTCCACGAGCCGCTGATCTGGGGCGGCAGGTGGCACGCCCAGTACGCCCGCCCGGAGCAGCCCTTTGTGCTGGAACTGGGCTGCGGCAAGGGCGGCTTCATCTCCCAGTTGGCCTGCGCCCACCCGGAAAACAACTATCTGGGCATTGATATCACCGATAAGGTGCTCATCCTCGCCAAGCGCAAGATCGAAGCCGCCTATCAGGCTGCAGGCCGCCCCATCGACAACGTGAAGATCATGAGCACCGACATCGAGCGCATCAAGGGGGTCATTACCGCCGAGGATACGGTCAGCCGCATCTACATCAACTTCTGCAATCCGTGGAGCAAGAACGGCTCTTCCCACAAGCACCGCCTCACCTACCCGCGCCAGCTCATCAACTACCGTGAGTTCCTCAAGGACGGCGGCGAGATCTACTTCAAGACCGACGACGATGATCTGTTCCGCGACAGTCTGGAATACTTCCCCGCTTCCGGCTACGACATCGAGTGGATGACCTTTGACCTCCATGAGAACGAGCCGGAGTGGAACATCCGCACCGAACACGAGGGCATGTTCACCGAAATGGGCATCAAGATCAAGGCCCTGATCGCCCGCAAGGACCCGGACCCCGCCAGCGTGACCTGGATCGAGCCGAAGATCCTCAAGCGTCAGGCCCGCGAAGCGGCCGAGGCCGAGGCTGCTGCCAAGGCTGCACAGGAAGGCGAAGGCAATGAATGACCCCTGCGAGATCTGCCTGAACAATGTGCAGGACGAGTACGGCAGCTGGTACTGTGCTCAGGGCGGCTGTCTGGACGAGGACGAGATGGCCCGCTATCTTTCCCGCAGCACAGCTGCCTGCCCGTTCTTTGAGCCGGGCGATGAATACAAGATCGTACAAAAACAGAACTGACCTGCACAGCAGCATGATTCTCACAGGAGGTGTTTTATGCTCAACTTTCTCACGACCACCACAGTATGCGGCTTTTCGCTGTATCATGTGCTGGCCTTCTTCCTCATTTATTCCTGCACCGGCTGGTGTCTGGAGGTCATCTTTGCCGCCGCCACCACCGGTCAGCTGGTGAACCGCGGCTTTCTCAACGGCCCGGTGTGCCCCATTTACGGCTTCGGCATGATCATTGTGCTGTTCACCCTGACCCCTTTGCAGGACAGCGTCCTGCTGCTGTACATCGGCGGTGTCATCCTGCCCAGTGCGCTGGAACTGGTAGGCGGCTGGGCACTGTATAAGCTCTATCACACCCGCTGGTGGGACTACAGTGACTTTCCCTTCAACATCGGCGGCTACATCTGTCTGGAATTCAGCCTGCTGTGGGGCGTGGGCACGCTGGTGGTCATGCGCATCGTCCACCCGGTCGTCGCCGGTCTTGTGGATATGGTCCCGCCCTTTGTGGGCTTTGTCGTTATGTGTGTGCTCTATGCAGTCTACGCGGCAGACGTAGTCGTTACGGCCTTTGCCGCCTCCGGTCTGGCCAAGACGCTGGATGCCATGGAGCAGCTGGCCGACAGTATCCATGCCGTCAGCGATGCCATGACCCAGCTGCTGGGCACCACCACCCTGAACGCCGACCAGAAGCTGGACGAGCAGCGCCTGCAGCTCAAGCTTGCTGCCGCTGAGGCCCGCGAAGCCGCACCGAAAAAGCGCGCCCTGCGTGAAACGCTGGCCGCCGTCCGTGCCAAGACCGAAGAGGCCCGCGAGGCCGCAAAGCGTGCTTCCGAGATCGCCAAGCTCAACACGGCCGAAGCCGCCAAGGCTGCACAGCTGGCCGCCAAGGGCACGATGGAGCGCGCTGCCGAGCTGCTGCGTCTGGAACAGCTGGCCGAGGAGCTGCAGGCCCGCAGCGATGAAATGCAGGCCCAGCTGCTGCGCACCCCCCGCATCGTTGGCCCGCGCCGCATGCTGCGCGCCTTCCCCGGCCTGAAGCATGGCGTAAAAAAGACCACCCTCAAGGCCCTGCGCCTTGGTCTTGCCCGCCGGGAAAGCCCCGAAGAAGAACCGAAGAAAAACGGCTCCGACACTCGCAAGGATGCCTGAGACCGCTGCCCAAAAGACCGCTGCACAGGAATGCAGCGGTCTTTTTATGCCCCGCCTTTCGGACCCGTCCGGCGTTCCGTTCTTTTTGCCGCAATGTCGCAATGTTTTAAATATCTATTTTCAAAGGTTTAAAATCGTGCTATACTGTTTTCTAAAATGCCATATTTTGTCGAAAACATCCAACAGCGAGGGATTTATCATGTCCGAAGAACTGAAGTCGAATGAAAATGTCGGCGCACTGCAACCCGATGCACTTGCACAGATCGCATCGGTAGACCCCAGCCCGGCCGTGGGCGGTGTGCACCGCTTTACTCCGGCCATGCTCGGCCGTCTCAAGAAGCAGCGTCAGCTGCTGAGCGAGCTGGAGCACGCCCTGAAAAATCACGAGTTCTGCTTCTTTCTGCAGCCCAAGTGCAACAGCATGACCCGCGCCATCGTGGGCATGGAAGCACTGGTGCGCTGGAACCACCCCACCCGCGGCTGCGTGCCCCCGTCTGAGTTCATGCCCCTGCTGGAAAGCACCGGCCTTGTGACCCAGCTGGATCAGTACATCTGGGAGTCTGTCTGCAAGACCC
Above is a genomic segment from Faecalibacterium taiwanense containing:
- a CDS encoding diguanylate cyclase domain-containing protein codes for the protein MKKECTEQDLRELARSAQAVFEAVTLTEAPLCDGWQDDGLRVDYELRNGRVDCVLHRRVEADGKCWELEMSAPLAGNVLPEERMTPRERELCREDMSHDFLTGVYNRRYLETVFAQKLEQCAAQGRKAAVALVSIDNGQKLRDTYGQPVMDQLHCFVGNQWKKNFDTPATRVVCRLTGSIFAVGCLDADGKQLAEEMQNLYRQMPRECITTTGMMRRVPFTLSCGAAGLENVSAKNWQALYELCDARLREAQNAGGDQMRAE
- the trmB gene encoding tRNA (guanosine(46)-N7)-methyltransferase TrmB — encoded protein: MRMRFKPYAHDELMAADFHVHEPLIWGGRWHAQYARPEQPFVLELGCGKGGFISQLACAHPENNYLGIDITDKVLILAKRKIEAAYQAAGRPIDNVKIMSTDIERIKGVITAEDTVSRIYINFCNPWSKNGSSHKHRLTYPRQLINYREFLKDGGEIYFKTDDDDLFRDSLEYFPASGYDIEWMTFDLHENEPEWNIRTEHEGMFTEMGIKIKALIARKDPDPASVTWIEPKILKRQAREAAEAEAAAKAAQEGEGNE
- a CDS encoding DUF6472 family protein, with translation MNDPCEICLNNVQDEYGSWYCAQGGCLDEDEMARYLSRSTAACPFFEPGDEYKIVQKQN
- a CDS encoding alanyl-tRNA editing protein; translation: MQRTEKYFEQDAFRTQCESIILAAEPDEKTGGGRIALDGTVFYPEGGGQPADRGTLTLPDGTTLNVTDVHEHDGILWHSVDALPESAVPGTAVSGCIDWEWRFDKMQQHTGEHILSGILHQMFGAENVGFHIGSEAVRMDTSVPISAEGLQAAELAANRIVWQDVPVLVSYPTREELAALVYRSKKEIEGQVRIVTIPGADVCACCGTHTRTTGQVGQIKILASENYKGGVRLSVVCGQRALLAAQAMRQRQAEIGALLSAKADQTAVAVHRVYDEYTALKFTHFGVCSQLFDALAQLANPGEDAIRTVPGLDPDGLHRLAVRLTEATTGLCAALTPTEKGTGYCIAQADGDVRALTKALNAALNGRGGGKPGICQGSCAAAPEQVEEFCGSKTGKHPRPLRLCFAKPPLPKGEALAVRKTFRLCQGLPLWGSWRVSA
- the malQ gene encoding 4-alpha-glucanotransferase: MRESGILMPVSSLPGPYGIGCFGKEAFKFVDFLAQAGQKIWQILPLSPTGYGDSPYQSCSAFAGNPYFIDLDALKEEGLLTAAQLKAEKWGTDPKEVDYGTLYVSRFKVLRTAYAAWRKQCAGLHGCSYYFPDDYYAFTLANEEWLDDYALYMALKVANGMKNWVEWDKPYRLRDKKALAAFAAENEEEIGFWKFVQYKFAAQWQAVKAYANKKDVQILGDIPIYVSADSVDAWVGGALFELDADGGFARVAGCPPDYFSADGQLWGNPLYNWAYHKKTGYAWWVRRVRHALGIYDLLRIDHFRGFDTYWAIPADSTTARTGKWENGPGMELFDALEAALGKLPIIAEDLGELFPSVRKLLADSTFPGMKVLQFAFSGGDNEYLPHNYIKNSVVYPGTHDNTTLTDWWENGASEKEKAAAAAYLHLTGVKPTAKELAAIRTDDVRIALLRAALGSVADRAIIPMYDWLGLGAEAHLNTPGKLGGNWAWRAADGFAAKALAKTIHDECSVYCRV
- a CDS encoding putative ABC transporter permease, with amino-acid sequence MLNFLTTTTVCGFSLYHVLAFFLIYSCTGWCLEVIFAAATTGQLVNRGFLNGPVCPIYGFGMIIVLFTLTPLQDSVLLLYIGGVILPSALELVGGWALYKLYHTRWWDYSDFPFNIGGYICLEFSLLWGVGTLVVMRIVHPVVAGLVDMVPPFVGFVVMCVLYAVYAADVVVTAFAASGLAKTLDAMEQLADSIHAVSDAMTQLLGTTTLNADQKLDEQRLQLKLAAAEAREAAPKKRALRETLAAVRAKTEEAREAAKRASEIAKLNTAEAAKAAQLAAKGTMERAAELLRLEQLAEELQARSDEMQAQLLRTPRIVGPRRMLRAFPGLKHGVKKTTLKALRLGLARRESPEEEPKKNGSDTRKDA